The genome window ATCCCGAGTGGCGTGAGTGCGCCGCCGGGACCCGGCGGCATGGTGAGGTCAAGCCATTCCATGTTATCCAACCCCGGGTCGGACAGGCCTATATTGAGCGAGGAAGGGGGAGAGGAGGTGTCGCAAAAAGAAAGGTCGGACGTGTCCATGGGCGAGTAAGCCTGGTGCTCCATCAGCTGTGCCTGCAGCTCCTCCATCAATCCCCTGGTGCGAGGGTCGGATGCCGCCGGCGTGTCGGCCAGCGTCCTTTCCAGGAAGGCCTCCAGCTGGTTATCGGTGGCCAGCGAGGAGAGGTTGGCGAGATTGGGGTCGACGGCCAGGCTCAAGGTTGGAGGAGGGGCCACCTGGATTTGGGGAGGGTGCCTGGAGAGGACGGTGTTGACTGGAAGGGTGGTGATGCTGGCTGTGACCGGGTGAGTCTTGTTGATAGACACTGGAGGCTCATGCTGGACAAATGGAGTGATTTCTAAAGGGTGGTCAAATGGAGATCGAAAGAAGAAAACATCATGAATGAAGTCGTCTTTGAGGCCCCGCTAGCTCGGGGTACTTGACTAACCAATTTATTGTGTTTCGCTCCACTCATCCAAACTGGGGCACTTGTGAGGTTGGAATTTACCACACCATACAAGTTGACCCATAAATGTAAATGAGTAACAGACTCAGTGCCTCCTTACCTCCACTCTGTATAAGAATTTCAAACAAGTCATCCATCTGCTGACTGGTTGCTGTGGCAACCTGCCAagacaaatatatttatttagaagGGATGGGAAACGCTGGTGTGAATagcgtgtgtgcgtggagGGGGAGCGAACCTGTGACAGATTGTTAACGTGCAGGTTGCGGCTCTGTTTGACAGCATCTTCATAGCGAGGGGGCTCCCGTGTCTTGGGAGGCTGGGAAAGAAAAGGCGCGGGCTGGAGGATGAAGGTCGGCTGTGGAGAGGAGGacttgacaaagaaaaactgcaaTGTCAGCACAATCAAATCATAACGTAGATGTGATGAACTTTGACACATGACACTGTGGTTACCTTATTGAGTGTCCCGTTAGTGACGTGGTTGGGCGAGGCATGAGGAGAGGCCCTTCTGTCTGGGGAGCTCCCCAGGAAAGACTGAGGATTTATCTCAGGCCTCGTATGCGTCTCCATGTCAGTCGTATTGTTGCACATGGTCAAAGTCTGGAAGTATTGTcaaaaacagaataaaaaaacaaatcaaatgttgCCATGGAGTGGAGTGGCTAACCTGCAGCAATGAGTTGTTGTTGGTCAACTGCTGGTTAGGAGCCATCTCCATCTTGGTGCTCTGCAGCTGAGGAATGGAGGTCTGGATAAGGCCTGGATTTGAGATAGTGGCCTGAAGGACAGGCTGAGATgaagggtggggggtggggggactCTTTTAGTTTTCTGTAGTGATTCCATGCAAAGACAGTAGCTTTAAATAAGATTGCGgcttccaaaacaaacaaccaatCATTGGGTGGATGATGTAACATCATTTTGCGGCTATCAACACACACTGCAGTGGAAACGAAAGCCAGAAAGCATTCCGAGATGAGGTGAACTGCGAACACGCTTGATGTCATCCTTACCTGCAGGTTGACAGTGGTGCTCGGCAGCTGGATGCCGGCGGTGTTGTTGGGCAGTGACACCGGGAGCAGGATCTGAGTTCCAGTCTGGCCATTGGGACTGAGCAGAGTCTGAGGTTGTCCAGATGCGGTTAACAAGGTCTGCGGTTGACCGAGCACCTGGGACATCCCGCCGGGATGGCTGATAAAGAACTGCGGCAAGGTGGGGGTGGTCGTTTGGGACTGCGGCTGGGTCTTGAGTTTGGGACTTCTCTGGGAATGGCAGAGAAGCTGTGGGCTAGTGTTGACTTGGGTCTGGGTGAGAAAATGGTTTGGGGGATGGAgttggatttgttttccagAACAAACAGTCACATCCTCCAACTTGACCGCAGTTTGCAGTGGGTTGGTGGGAGTCAGGGAGCCCAGCAGCGAGTTAGGTAGGGAAGTCGGAGAGCCGTTTGTCAAGACCGATTTCTCTTGTTTTACAGTGTTGTCGTTTGGGATGCTTGATATGGGGCTCAAGGAACATGAAACAGTGGCGAAGTTGGAGGCTATGGCGGACGAATCGGTGGTACAGCTGCTCTGACACCTCTTCTCCACCTCCAGCTGCATCTTGAGCTCCTCCACCAACTTCTGCTCCTGCTCAAGCTTCCTCATCAACTCTTCAATCTGCCGCTCCTTCTCATGGAGCCTTCTGTCCTTCTCCGGTACGGGCAAGCTGGGGAGAGGTGAGGAGCCGGGCCCTCTTGACACGAACTGGATTTCATGTTGGACTTCTGACATGCTGGCATCTTGGTGGAGGGTAAATGGGTCATTCGGAACAGGGGAAACTGGAGGTGTGGCGCTCATGTGCTCGGAAGCTCCCAGCAGGGGTGGAAGGACAATGGCAGGGCTAGTAGTGGTCGTCTCCATGGGGATGGCGGTGATTGTGGTCGTAACAGGTGTGGGAATAGTGTTGGGAGCCGAGGAGCTGGGAAGATCCTGGAAGGGCTTCAGCCTTTCGATCAGATCCGTTTTAGTTCCTGACACAGGGAGGCCACGCAGCTTTAGTTCTAGTTTCAGCTCGGCTACCTAGAAGAGAAATCATGATTAGCTAAGGGTCATTCTAAATTGGCTCACCGCAACAGCATCTGCtggatgtttttaaattgattttttttttgcagcacttTGCCCCACACTCAATTTCTGCTTGATTCCAAATTTCGAGGTGCCACGTCCGTCGAGTCGCTTCACGCAGTTCAAAATGTATCCGAGTACCTTCATCTCCTCCAGGTTGGCAGGCAAGACTCCGGGCTTGCGGTTGGATAATGAGTTGTTCTGCCGGGCCAAAGACATTGGGGGAAGCGGAGGTGCAGTGGGTAGAGAAACCACAATGGAGGCCGGCAGACCGCTGGCATTGCTGCTTTGGCCTTCTGCCATGGGCCTAcgcagaggggaaaaaaataacacattgaTATCAGAGCAAACGTTATGAATTGAACACCGAAAATAaagaatgaggaaaaaaaaagtttaaaaaaaggaaccttttttttttttttttttacatacttgAGTGGGGCTGGTAATATAGTTTGATAGTTGTAGTGTTGCTGTTGTTGGCTGAGGATCTGCAGTTGGAGGaacagctgctgctgttgcagaAGTCGGGCATAGGAGGAGTCCATCAGGGTTTCGCTGGGCTCTTGCTTCTGATCTGGTGGAACGTACTGGTGGTACTTCAGCTTTTTCACTCTAGGCTTGGCGTCTTTGCCTTTCTTACGGATCTTCTCAGAAGGCAGTTTGTGTTGGCTTTgctgtaggggggggggggagagataGCAAAAATGTGCTGTGCAGATTTTCATATCAAGAGACCTGATGACACTTACCTTCACCAATGTTGGGGCAAGTTTGGAGGGAGCGGTTGGAGTGACTTGTTGAGTGTGAGAAAAGGCTGGGCGGCTTGTTGGCTGCTCATTAGTAGTGACTGCTCTCATTGAGTCTGTAGTGGCTTTTGTAGCAGCTTGGGGGGACTgatgttctctctctctgaccTTCAGCAATGGGCCTGAAGGAGGCTGGGCTGGCGAGGGAGTTTCTGGGCATCTGCTGTCCACAGGTGAAGGCATTGAGCTCTGAGACTCTTGGCTGGCAGGCTGCTCCGGGGACAAGGCATCACTGCTGTCCTCATCCATGACCTTCGGATAGTTCACCTGCCCTATTACCAAGAAACCACGAGAGATGAAAGGTGTCACTGAGCACCATTGTTCCAGATAACTGTTTGGTTACAAGGCAACTATTAAACCCCTCACAGATTATTTCCTCTCTCACCTATTATGGCCTCTTTGAGATTAGAATCCACAGGTAAAATGTTCTTCTCCACCAGCTCCATGGGCCCGGGTCTCTGGGCTATTTTTTCATTCAAGTTGTCAGCCAGTCGGGCTCTTTTCAGCTTCATCTGGGTGGCCTGTAGTGACGGTTCGGCTCCGGTCTCTGAAGAAAAACATCGCACACTAGGTATACAAATATGACAGTACCTATGTGGAGTTGGTTAGGGGGGAACATTTGTCTCGAGCAGTGGAAATCGGTAGGAGGGGGACTCCCAACTTCCAAACATTGATATAAAATGTATACAATACTTGCCTTGCAAGATGTGCATCCTGACCAGTTCTGCTCTCTCTGGACGACTGCGGATCTTATGCTTAAGAAAATTCTCAGTCTGAGGAGGGttacacaaaagacaaaaatgtcatgatttgaaaaacacacttgattgtcttttgtctccaattatttttcataccCTGGCTCTCTCTAAACTCCGAATCTGCCCATGGAATGCAGCCGGGCTCTTCAGCGCTAAACACAAGACATTTTGGTGAAACGTTATTCAGAAAATAATGACCTAAAATATGTAAATCATCAGCTTTGTCAGTATTAGCtaagcccccccccaaacacaaacacattgagTGATGATGCGCCTACTGACAGGCGCCATTACTCACGTGGCATGATGCCCTGATCCACCAACTGCTCCCGAGTTCGCCTTTGCTGAAGTCTCAACTGCAGCACTGGTTAAGATGAATAAAACCCAAGATTAGGGAccaacaaaaatgatttgacattcaaaacaaaagcacacactTCAAAGCAAACCAACTGTCTACACCATACTGTGGTTCTGGGTAATAATGAGAAGACTCACAATCGCCATTTTAGTTCATTCCAACCCATTCAAGAGCTGCTATCAACCACAACTCAGACCCGGCCGACTTGAACCTTTGTCTCGCCCGTGATTTTACCGAGATGTTCCTTTGTCAGTTATCATCAAAGACgcactcaaaacaaaactaataAAGCGCAGCAATTATTAACAAGGACCACTGCAATGCATGCTGGGAAGTGTGTCACCTCACCTTTGACACAATACATACTTTGGgtacataaatacaaaaataaatactaaaaggGGATTCCTGTTTTTCAAACAATAGGtataaatgattaaatatgACTCATTTTTGCACCTTATTTTGAAAGTTCAATGAAGACTTCCTGCCCAGCTTGATCTGGTTTACACTGTGCAATCTAATGAATCCTCCGGCAAAAATAGATGTGGTGTGTATTTTTAGCAGAATACAACAGAGCAGCTTCATAGGGTGTGTCACAGTTAGAAGTGGCCCCAGTCGCACAACCCCGTTTGCGTCACCGTGActtgagtgtttttgttgttgttgtaaagTTTGCCTGGCAACTCCATCTGTGTAAAAGTACAGACATCGGCTCTGAGACGCTGGAGGGGAACATTGATGCAGCAACTAATGGGCCGTTACGGTTGTTGAGACGTTAACACGagcaaaaacaatgcaatcGAACACGGCACGCAAAGCCACATTTGGTTCGGGTGAATCAGACGCTTCTAGTCAAATGTTGTTCAACTCGACAAACGCATTAACGAGCAGTGACGCAAGTGAGCCGTTTACGCAGACAATTGCAGTCGGCAGGTCATTTGGTGGAATTAGGGCATTTCCTACTTTCAGTCAAAGATTATAAATAGCACATGAAATTCAGAGCACAAAACCCCCCTTGAAATGTATTGAATCAATAAACAATCAATTAACATGTCCTTAGTCAAACTCCAAGTGACTGTTCTCACTTTCTGCATGCTCAGTGATTTCAGTGGCAGGGATGATGGCGTGCAGATTTATGTTAACGTCGAAGCCAATATTTGAAACGGGGCTCTGCGGTTGGCCAAACGCTACAGATGGAAAGtatgaagtgtgtgtgtgttctctctCACTGGAGGGGAAATGACAAAAGCCCATATGATGAGTGGGCACTTGGACAGTTAACATTACGCATGAACTTTTCCACCGCCAACTTTGCACCGGGGCTCTCCTGCAGACCTCAGCAAATGTTGgctttgggggagggggggggactcACCAAGTGACAAGTAAATTACTGACTACCACGTTTGCCTGCACTCTTTCAGCTTCTTGGCCCACTTAATG of Syngnathus acus chromosome 19, fSynAcu1.2, whole genome shotgun sequence contains these proteins:
- the mrtfba gene encoding myocardin-related transcription factor B isoform X1, with the translated sequence MEPQVSQGLLRAEGMCPLVPSPQSEAVTHEMEELSLQPTQNLPPLNERKNVLQLRLQQRRTREQLVDQGIMPPLKSPAAFHGQIRSLERARTENFLKHKIRSRPERAELVRMHILQETGAEPSLQATQMKLKRARLADNLNEKIAQRPGPMELVEKNILPVDSNLKEAIIGQVNYPKVMDEDSSDALSPEQPASQESQSSMPSPVDSRCPETPSPAQPPSGPLLKVREREHQSPQAATKATTDSMRAVTTNEQPTSRPAFSHTQQVTPTAPSKLAPTLVKQSQHKLPSEKIRKKGKDAKPRVKKLKYHQYVPPDQKQEPSETLMDSSYARLLQQQQLFLQLQILSQQQQHYNYQTILPAPLKPMAEGQSSNASGLPASIVVSLPTAPPLPPMSLARQNNSLSNRKPGVLPANLEEMKVAELKLELKLRGLPVSGTKTDLIERLKPFQDLPSSSAPNTIPTPVTTTITAIPMETTTTSPAIVLPPLLGASEHMSATPPVSPVPNDPFTLHQDASMSEVQHEIQFVSRGPGSSPLPSLPVPEKDRRLHEKERQIEELMRKLEQEQKLVEELKMQLEVEKRCQSSCTTDSSAIASNFATVSCSLSPISSIPNDNTVKQEKSVLTNGSPTSLPNSLLGSLTPTNPLQTAVKLEDVTVCSGKQIQLHPPNHFLTQTQVNTSPQLLCHSQRSPKLKTQPQSQTTTPTLPQFFISHPGGMSQVLGQPQTLLTASGQPQTLLSPNGQTGTQILLPVSLPNNTAGIQLPSTTVNLQPVLQATISNPGLIQTSIPQLQSTKMEMAPNQQLTNNNSLLQTLTMCNNTTDMETHTRPEINPQSFLGSSPDRRASPHASPNHVTNGTLNKSSSPQPTFILQPAPFLSQPPKTREPPRYEDAVKQSRNLHVNNLSQVATATSQQMDDLFEILIQSGEITPFVQHEPPVSINKTHPVTASITTLPVNTVLSRHPPQIQVAPPPTLSLAVDPNLANLSSLATDNQLEAFLERTLADTPAASDPRTRGLMEELQAQLMEHQAYSPMDTSDLSFCDTSSPPSSLNIGLSDPGLDNMEWLDLTMPPGPGGALTPLGMPTDFLDTHDLQLHWD
- the mrtfba gene encoding myocardin-related transcription factor B isoform X2 is translated as MEPQVSQGLLRAEGMCPLVPSPQSEAVTHEMEELSLQPTQNLPPLNERKNVLQLRLQQRRTREQLVDQGIMPPLKSPAAFHGQIRSLERARTENFLKHKIRSRPERAELVRMHILQETGAEPSLQATQMKLKRARLADNLNEKIAQRPGPMELVEKNILPVDSNLKEAIIGQVNYPKVMDEDSSDALSPEQPASQESQSSMPSPVDSRCPETPSPAQPPSGPLLKVREREHQSPQAATKATTDSMRAVTTNEQPTSRPAFSHTQQVTPTAPSKLAPTLVKQSQHKLPSEKIRKKGKDAKPRVKKLKYHQYVPPDQKQEPSETLMDSSYARLLQQQQLFLQLQILSQQQQHYNYQTILPAPLKYVAEGQSSNASGLPASIVVSLPTAPPLPPMSLARQNNSLSNRKPGVLPANLEEMKVAELKLELKLRGLPVSGTKTDLIERLKPFQDLPSSSAPNTIPTPVTTTITAIPMETTTTSPAIVLPPLLGASEHMSATPPVSPVPNDPFTLHQDASMSEVQHEIQFVSRGPGSSPLPSLPVPEKDRRLHEKERQIEELMRKLEQEQKLVEELKMQLEVEKRCQSSCTTDSSAIASNFATVSCSLSPISSIPNDNTVKQEKSVLTNGSPTSLPNSLLGSLTPTNPLQTAVKLEDVTVCSGKQIQLHPPNHFLTQTQVNTSPQLLCHSQRSPKLKTQPQSQTTTPTLPQFFISHPGGMSQVLGQPQTLLTASGQPQTLLSPNGQTGTQILLPVSLPNNTAGIQLPSTTVNLQPVLQATISNPGLIQTSIPQLQSTKMEMAPNQQLTNNNSLLQTLTMCNNTTDMETHTRPEINPQSFLGSSPDRRASPHASPNHVTNGTLNKSSSPQPTFILQPAPFLSQPPKTREPPRYEDAVKQSRNLHVNNLSQVATATSQQMDDLFEILIQSGEITPFVQHEPPVSINKTHPVTASITTLPVNTVLSRHPPQIQVAPPPTLSLAVDPNLANLSSLATDNQLEAFLERTLADTPAASDPRTRGLMEELQAQLMEHQAYSPMDTSDLSFCDTSSPPSSLNIGLSDPGLDNMEWLDLTMPPGPGGALTPLGMPTDFLDTHDLQLHWD